From Streptomyces asiaticus, one genomic window encodes:
- a CDS encoding ribosomal protein L7/L12 — translation MEIAAYIAIMALILQYPLLESRIQKIQRRADRIERKLDLILGHLDIQVAEPGLERVMDLVRQGKKIEAIKVYRELTDAGLKEAKDAVERMEVA, via the coding sequence ATGGAGATAGCGGCGTACATCGCGATCATGGCCCTCATACTTCAGTATCCGCTGCTGGAGTCGAGGATTCAGAAGATCCAGCGCAGGGCGGACCGTATCGAGCGCAAGCTGGATCTGATCCTCGGCCATCTGGACATCCAGGTGGCGGAGCCCGGCTTGGAGCGGGTGATGGACCTGGTGCGGCAGGGCAAGAAGATCGAGGCCATCAAGGTCTACCGGGAGCTCACCGACGCCGGTCTGAAGGAGGCCAAGGACGCGGTCGAGCGCATGGAGGTGGCTTGA
- a CDS encoding GntR family transcriptional regulator: MPSRGLPQGAVPKLERPGPLRERVYEALLELITTRALRPGQHLVESELAGHLGVSRQPVREALQRLNTEGWVDLRPAQGAFVHEPTEEEADQLLTVRTLLEAEAARLAAAGADETGVAALEDLCAKGERAVLDDDVDGAVAANAEFHAKVMELAGNVVLSELAAQVDRRVRWYYTPVARQRGKQSWIEHRELIAAIAAGDEHGATAVMRAHTEHTRRTYHDRERP; the protein is encoded by the coding sequence ATGCCGTCCAGGGGACTACCGCAGGGCGCGGTGCCGAAGCTGGAGCGGCCCGGGCCACTCCGCGAGCGCGTCTACGAGGCGCTGCTCGAACTCATCACCACCCGCGCCCTCCGCCCCGGCCAGCACCTCGTGGAGAGCGAGCTCGCCGGCCATCTCGGCGTCTCCCGCCAGCCCGTGCGCGAGGCCCTCCAGCGGCTCAACACCGAGGGCTGGGTCGATCTGCGGCCCGCCCAGGGCGCGTTCGTCCACGAGCCCACCGAGGAGGAGGCCGATCAGCTCCTCACGGTGCGCACGCTCCTCGAGGCCGAGGCCGCCCGGCTGGCCGCCGCCGGGGCCGACGAGACCGGCGTCGCCGCCCTGGAGGACCTGTGCGCGAAGGGCGAGCGCGCGGTCCTGGACGACGATGTGGACGGCGCGGTCGCGGCCAATGCCGAATTCCACGCCAAGGTGATGGAGCTCGCCGGAAACGTGGTCCTGTCCGAACTGGCCGCCCAGGTGGACCGCAGGGTCCGCTGGTACTACACCCCGGTCGCCCGCCAGCGCGGCAAGCAGTCCTGGATCGAGCACCGCGAGCTGATCGCGGCCATCGCCGCCGGCGACGAACACGGCGCCACGGCCGTCATGCGCGCCCACACCGAACACACCCGCCGCACCTACCACGACCGCGAGCGCCCCTGA
- a CDS encoding L-lactate MFS transporter, which produces MPTNDRLGPLSRSRTLAPPGWSRWLVPPAALSVHLSIGQAYAWSVFKPPLESSMDLSGTASALPFQLGIVMLGLSAAFGGTLVERNGPRWAMFVSLVCFSSGFLVAALGAATSQYWLVVLGYGFIGGIGLGIGYISPVSTLMKWFPDRPGMATGIAIMGFGGGALIASPWSSKLLEHFGTDNGGIAATFLVHGVTYAVFMTLGVLLVRVPPEGWRPAGWEPPQEQGHMISAADVSARNAIRTPQFWFLWVVLCMNVTAGIGILEKAAPMIGDYFKDTDTPVSATAAAGFVALLSAANMAGRLLWSSTSDLIGRKNMYRVYLGVGALMYLAISQLGDSSKPLFVVCALVILSFYGGGFSTVPAYLKDLFGTYQVGAIHGRLLTAWSVAGVLGPYIVNKVADHQEEAGKTGPGLYSLSLTIMIVLLVVGFVANELIRPVHPRFHEPAPAAAESEAAPAEKGGDR; this is translated from the coding sequence ATGCCCACCAATGATCGTCTCGGCCCGCTCAGCCGCTCGCGCACCCTGGCCCCACCGGGCTGGAGCCGCTGGCTGGTGCCGCCCGCCGCCCTGTCCGTCCATCTCTCGATCGGCCAGGCCTACGCGTGGAGCGTGTTCAAGCCGCCCCTGGAGTCCTCGATGGACCTCTCGGGCACGGCCAGCGCGCTCCCCTTCCAGCTGGGCATCGTGATGCTCGGCCTGTCCGCCGCCTTCGGCGGCACGCTCGTGGAGCGCAACGGCCCGCGCTGGGCGATGTTCGTCTCCCTCGTCTGCTTCTCCTCCGGCTTCCTCGTCGCCGCCCTCGGCGCCGCCACCAGCCAGTACTGGCTGGTGGTCCTCGGCTACGGCTTCATCGGCGGGATCGGTCTCGGCATCGGCTACATCTCCCCCGTCTCCACGCTGATGAAGTGGTTCCCCGACCGGCCCGGCATGGCCACCGGCATCGCCATCATGGGCTTCGGCGGCGGAGCGTTGATCGCGTCTCCCTGGTCCAGCAAGCTGCTGGAGCACTTCGGCACCGACAACGGCGGCATCGCCGCCACCTTCCTGGTCCACGGCGTGACCTACGCGGTGTTCATGACCCTCGGCGTACTGCTGGTACGCGTACCGCCCGAGGGCTGGCGGCCGGCCGGCTGGGAACCGCCGCAGGAGCAGGGGCACATGATCAGCGCGGCCGACGTCTCCGCGCGCAACGCCATCCGCACCCCGCAGTTCTGGTTCCTGTGGGTGGTGCTGTGCATGAACGTGACGGCGGGCATCGGCATCCTGGAGAAGGCCGCGCCCATGATCGGCGACTATTTCAAGGACACCGACACCCCCGTGTCCGCCACCGCGGCAGCCGGTTTCGTCGCCCTGCTGTCGGCGGCCAACATGGCCGGGCGGCTGCTGTGGTCGTCCACCTCCGACCTCATCGGGCGCAAGAACATGTACCGGGTCTACCTGGGCGTGGGCGCGCTGATGTATCTGGCCATCTCACAGCTCGGGGACTCCTCCAAGCCGCTGTTCGTGGTGTGCGCCCTGGTGATCCTCTCCTTCTACGGCGGCGGCTTCTCGACCGTTCCGGCGTATCTGAAGGACCTGTTCGGCACCTATCAGGTGGGCGCGATCCACGGCCGGCTGCTCACCGCGTGGTCGGTGGCCGGGGTCCTCGGCCCGTACATCGTCAACAAGGTGGCCGACCACCAGGAGGAGGCGGGGAAGACCGGCCCCGGGCTGTACTCGCTCTCGCTCACCATCATGATCGTGCTGCTGGTCGTCGGCTTCGTCGCCAACGAGCTGATACGGCCGGTCCACCCGCGCTTCCATGAACCGGCCCCCGCGGCGGCCGAGTCCGAGGCGGCCCCCGCCGAGAAGGGAGGGGACCGATGA
- a CDS encoding MFS transporter small subunit, whose translation MTEPTKDRTALTVAVWAWVVLPFGYGVYELVQKATQLFTG comes from the coding sequence ATGACCGAGCCCACCAAAGACCGCACGGCGCTGACCGTGGCCGTCTGGGCCTGGGTGGTGCTGCCCTTCGGGTACGGGGTCTACGAGCTCGTCCAGAAGGCCACCCAGCTCTTCACCGGCTGA
- a CDS encoding molybdopterin oxidoreductase family protein: protein MARNRQRNRQQKQYPRLTHPLVRDSVSGELRRASWDEALSRAAAGFRAVTAAHGPDAFGMFSCARATNEMNYVAQKFTRVVIGTNNVDSCNRTCHAPSVAGLSAVFGSGGGTSSYAEVEDTDLIVMWGSNARFAHPIFFHHVLKGIRNGARMYAVDPRRTSTAEWAESWLGLNVGTDIPLAHAVGREIIHAGLANRAFIERATTGFEEYAAHVEPWTLSVAEKVTGVPADAIRDLAHAYATAERAQLCWTLGITEHHNGTDNVRALINLSLLTGHVGRYGCGLQPLRGQNNVQGGGDMGAIPNRLPGFQDILDPPVRSKFERAWDVVIQPRYGLNLTEMFEAMEAGELRAVYCVGENPAQSEADTEQAVRRMESLEHLVVQDIFLTRTAELADVVLPATAGWCETEGTTTNSERRVQRVRKAVEPPGEAREDIDIICALARRLGHDWKFEGAEEVWNELRAVSPDHFGMTYERLEEHQGIQWPCPSTDRLEPTYLHGRLWENDPALRGPLAPFGPVKHDPPVDLTDDTFPIRLTTGRRLDSYNTGVQSGGFASPLRRGEYIELCPEDAARYRVEAEERVRVTSRRGSVVAPVWIDPGLRPGLAFMTMHFPDEVDTNSLTIEANCPIAGTAEFKASAIRIEKIPVTAVRS from the coding sequence GTGGCCCGTAACCGCCAGCGCAACCGACAGCAGAAGCAGTACCCGCGACTCACCCATCCCCTGGTGCGGGACTCGGTGAGCGGAGAGCTCCGCCGCGCCTCCTGGGACGAGGCGCTGAGCCGGGCCGCCGCCGGGTTCCGGGCCGTGACGGCGGCCCACGGGCCCGACGCGTTCGGCATGTTCTCCTGCGCCCGCGCCACCAACGAGATGAACTACGTGGCCCAGAAGTTCACCCGGGTGGTGATCGGCACCAACAACGTCGACTCCTGCAACCGCACCTGCCACGCGCCCAGCGTCGCGGGGCTGTCCGCCGTCTTCGGCTCCGGCGGCGGCACCTCGTCGTACGCGGAGGTCGAGGACACCGACCTCATCGTGATGTGGGGCTCCAACGCCCGCTTCGCGCACCCGATCTTCTTCCATCACGTCCTCAAGGGCATCCGCAACGGCGCCCGGATGTACGCCGTCGATCCGCGCCGCACCTCGACCGCCGAATGGGCGGAGAGCTGGCTGGGGCTCAATGTGGGCACCGACATCCCGCTCGCCCACGCCGTGGGCCGCGAGATCATCCACGCGGGGCTCGCCAACCGGGCCTTCATCGAGCGCGCGACCACCGGCTTCGAGGAGTACGCGGCCCATGTGGAGCCCTGGACCCTGAGCGTCGCGGAGAAGGTCACCGGCGTCCCGGCGGACGCCATCCGCGACCTCGCGCACGCCTATGCCACCGCCGAGCGCGCCCAGCTGTGCTGGACGCTCGGCATCACCGAGCACCACAACGGCACCGACAACGTCCGGGCGCTGATCAATCTCTCCCTGCTGACCGGCCATGTCGGCCGGTACGGCTGCGGGCTCCAGCCGCTGCGCGGCCAGAACAACGTGCAGGGCGGCGGCGACATGGGCGCCATCCCCAACCGGCTGCCCGGCTTCCAGGACATCCTGGACCCGCCCGTCCGGTCCAAGTTCGAGCGCGCCTGGGACGTGGTCATCCAGCCGCGCTACGGACTGAACCTCACCGAGATGTTCGAGGCCATGGAGGCGGGCGAACTGCGCGCCGTCTACTGCGTCGGCGAGAACCCGGCCCAGTCCGAGGCCGACACCGAGCAGGCCGTCCGGCGGATGGAGTCGCTGGAGCACCTGGTGGTGCAGGACATCTTCCTCACCAGGACCGCCGAGCTGGCCGATGTGGTGCTCCCGGCGACCGCCGGCTGGTGCGAGACGGAGGGCACCACCACCAACAGCGAGCGGCGCGTCCAGCGGGTGCGCAAGGCCGTGGAGCCGCCGGGCGAGGCGCGCGAGGACATCGACATCATCTGCGCGCTGGCGCGGCGGCTCGGCCACGACTGGAAGTTCGAGGGCGCGGAGGAGGTCTGGAACGAGCTGCGCGCCGTCTCCCCGGACCACTTCGGCATGACCTACGAGCGGCTGGAGGAGCACCAGGGCATCCAGTGGCCCTGCCCCAGCACCGACCGTCTCGAGCCCACCTATCTGCACGGCCGCCTGTGGGAGAACGATCCGGCGCTGCGCGGTCCGCTCGCCCCCTTCGGCCCGGTGAAGCACGATCCGCCGGTCGATCTGACCGATGACACCTTCCCGATCCGGCTCACGACGGGACGGCGCCTGGACTCGTACAACACCGGGGTGCAGAGCGGGGGTTTCGCCTCTCCGCTGCGGCGCGGCGAGTACATCGAGCTGTGCCCGGAGGACGCGGCCCGCTACCGGGTGGAGGCCGAGGAGCGGGTGCGGGTCACCTCGCGGCGCGGTTCGGTGGTTGCTCCGGTGTGGATCGATCCCGGGCTGCGGCCGGGGCTCGCCTTCATGACCATGCACTTCCCCGACGAGGTGGACACCAACTCCCTGACGATCGAGGCGAACTGCCCCATCGCGGGGACGGCGGAGTTCAAGGCGTCGGCCATAAGGATCGAGAAGATTCCCGTGACCGCCGTAAGGAGCTGA
- a CDS encoding NADH-ubiquinone oxidoreductase-F iron-sulfur binding region domain-containing protein — protein sequence MDLRFGDSKPTDEERAAVDALLGPPESAWEGADDRTDTDLRWARGGREARERRDLLLPGLHALNDRVGWISEGGLDYLCRRLTVPPAEGYGVATFYAMFAVKPRPATVVHVCTDLACAARGSAQVCAELERDVGPAGSAGSGAVWQPSPCLGLCERAPAALAIRAGEAPRAAVVAPATAEAVADAASAPHEAAAEPPAVAAVHQAGADGLVLLRRVGVVDPGSLDDYRAHGGYAALRRAFALGPAGVIREVTESGLVGRGGAAFPTGRKWSATAQQPDQPHYLVCNADESEPGTFKDRVLMEGDPYALVEAMTVAGYATGAHRGYLYLRGEYPRALRRLRTAIDRARARGFLGEDVMGQGFAFDIEIRRGAGAYICGEETAIFNSIEGRRGEPRSKPPFPVEKGLFGKPTAVNNVETLVNVLPILIEGAQAYARTGTGTSTGTKLFCVSGTVARPGVYELPFGATLRELLELAGPPETLRAVLLGGAAGGFVRPDELDVPLTFEGTRAAGTTLGSGVVLVLDEGVELPRILLRIAEFFRDESCGQCVPCRVGTVRQEEALHRLKDRTGAAAAGDIALLREVGQAMRDASICGLGQTAWNAVESAIDRLGAFK from the coding sequence GTGGATCTGCGGTTCGGTGACAGCAAGCCCACGGACGAGGAGCGGGCGGCGGTCGACGCGCTGCTCGGCCCGCCCGAGTCCGCCTGGGAGGGCGCGGACGACCGTACGGACACGGATCTGCGCTGGGCGCGCGGCGGCCGCGAGGCACGGGAGCGGCGCGATCTGCTGCTGCCCGGACTGCACGCCCTCAACGACCGGGTGGGCTGGATCAGCGAGGGCGGCCTGGACTATCTGTGCCGCCGGCTGACGGTCCCTCCGGCCGAGGGCTACGGGGTGGCGACCTTCTACGCGATGTTCGCGGTGAAACCCCGTCCGGCGACCGTCGTCCACGTCTGTACGGATCTGGCGTGCGCGGCCCGGGGCTCCGCCCAGGTGTGCGCGGAGCTCGAACGGGACGTGGGCCCGGCGGGCTCGGCGGGGTCCGGGGCGGTCTGGCAGCCCAGTCCGTGCCTGGGCCTGTGCGAGCGCGCCCCGGCGGCCCTGGCCATCCGCGCGGGCGAGGCCCCGCGGGCCGCGGTCGTCGCCCCCGCCACCGCCGAGGCGGTCGCCGACGCGGCGTCCGCGCCGCACGAGGCGGCAGCCGAGCCGCCCGCGGTGGCCGCGGTCCACCAGGCCGGCGCCGACGGCCTGGTGCTGCTGCGCCGGGTCGGGGTGGTCGACCCGGGGTCGCTCGACGACTACCGTGCCCACGGCGGATACGCCGCTCTGCGGCGCGCGTTCGCGCTCGGGCCCGCCGGGGTGATCCGGGAGGTGACCGAGTCGGGTCTGGTCGGGCGGGGCGGGGCCGCGTTCCCGACCGGGCGGAAGTGGTCGGCCACCGCCCAGCAGCCCGACCAGCCGCACTACCTGGTCTGCAACGCCGACGAGAGCGAACCGGGCACCTTCAAGGACCGGGTCCTGATGGAGGGCGATCCCTACGCCCTCGTCGAGGCCATGACCGTCGCGGGCTACGCCACCGGGGCCCACCGCGGCTATCTGTATCTGCGCGGCGAGTACCCGCGCGCGCTGCGCCGGCTGCGCACCGCCATCGACCGGGCCCGGGCCCGTGGATTCCTCGGTGAGGACGTCATGGGCCAGGGATTCGCGTTCGACATCGAGATCCGGCGCGGCGCGGGCGCGTACATCTGCGGCGAGGAGACCGCGATCTTCAACTCGATCGAGGGGCGGCGCGGTGAACCGCGCAGCAAACCGCCCTTCCCGGTCGAGAAGGGGCTGTTCGGCAAGCCGACCGCGGTCAACAACGTGGAGACCCTGGTCAATGTGTTGCCGATTCTGATCGAGGGCGCACAGGCGTATGCGCGTACCGGCACCGGCACCTCGACCGGCACCAAGCTGTTCTGCGTCTCCGGCACGGTCGCCAGGCCCGGCGTCTACGAGCTGCCGTTCGGGGCGACGCTGCGGGAGCTGCTGGAGCTCGCGGGGCCGCCCGAGACCCTGCGCGCGGTCCTGCTCGGCGGCGCCGCGGGCGGCTTCGTACGCCCCGACGAGCTGGACGTGCCGCTGACCTTCGAGGGCACGCGCGCGGCGGGCACCACGCTCGGCTCGGGGGTGGTGCTGGTGCTGGACGAGGGCGTCGAGCTGCCCCGCATCCTGCTGCGTATCGCGGAGTTCTTCCGCGACGAGTCCTGCGGCCAGTGCGTCCCCTGCCGGGTGGGCACCGTACGGCAGGAGGAGGCGCTGCACCGGCTCAAGGACCGTACGGGCGCCGCCGCGGCCGGGGACATCGCGCTGCTGCGCGAGGTCGGCCAGGCCATGCGGGACGCCTCGATCTGCGGTCTGGGCCAGACCGCCTGGAACGCCGTGGAGTCCGCCATCGACCGCCTGGGAGCCTTCAAGTGA
- a CDS encoding 2Fe-2S iron-sulfur cluster-binding protein, with translation MTAIPLRPPRRLVDLTLDGEPVRAPEGSTLLDACRAAGKDIPTLCQGDTLTPKNACRVCVVEVEGARTLAPACSRRVEQGMEVRTDTERARHSRKVVLELLASSTDLATTPRAAEWIEKYGAEPDRFGADAARVAEEPKVDNDLYVRDYDKCILCYKCVDACGEQWQNTFAIAVAGRGFDARISTEHDAPLTDSACVYCGNCIEVCPTGALSFKTEFDMRAAGTWDEAAQTETTTVCAYCGVGCNLTLHVQDNEIVKVTSPHDNPVTHGNLCIKGRFGYQHVQNHAQNRD, from the coding sequence GTGACCGCGATACCGCTGCGACCCCCGCGCCGACTGGTCGACCTCACCCTGGACGGCGAACCGGTCCGCGCCCCGGAGGGCAGCACCCTGCTGGACGCGTGCCGTGCCGCGGGCAAGGACATCCCGACCCTGTGCCAGGGCGACACACTCACCCCGAAGAACGCCTGCCGGGTGTGTGTGGTGGAGGTGGAGGGCGCCCGCACCCTCGCCCCCGCGTGCTCCCGCCGGGTGGAGCAGGGCATGGAGGTGCGCACGGACACCGAGCGGGCCCGGCACAGCCGTAAGGTCGTCCTGGAGCTGCTGGCCTCCTCAACCGATCTGGCCACGACCCCGCGCGCCGCCGAGTGGATCGAGAAGTACGGGGCCGAGCCGGACCGCTTCGGCGCGGACGCGGCCCGGGTGGCCGAGGAGCCGAAGGTCGACAACGACCTGTACGTCCGCGACTACGACAAATGCATCCTCTGCTACAAGTGCGTGGACGCCTGCGGTGAGCAGTGGCAGAACACCTTCGCGATCGCGGTCGCGGGCCGCGGCTTCGACGCCCGGATCTCCACCGAGCACGACGCGCCCCTCACCGACTCCGCGTGTGTCTACTGCGGCAACTGCATCGAGGTGTGCCCGACCGGCGCGCTGAGCTTCAAGACGGAGTTCGACATGCGGGCGGCCGGGACGTGGGACGAGGCGGCCCAAACGGAGACGACCACGGTGTGCGCCTACTGTGGTGTGGGCTGCAATCTCACCCTCCATGTGCAGGACAATGAGATCGTGAAGGTCACCTCGCCGCACGACAACCCCGTCACGCACGGGAACCTGTGCATCAAGGGCCGATTCGGGTACCAGCACGTACAGAACCACGCACAGAACCGGGACTGA
- the fdhD gene encoding formate dehydrogenase accessory sulfurtransferase FdhD codes for MGRVTERRRVIRIRDGAVSTRPDTLVAEEPLEIRLNGKPLAITMRTPGDDFALAAGFLVSEGVLGRADELANIVYCAGATQDGSNTYNVVDVTLAPGVPVPDITLERNVYTTSSCGLCGKASLDAVRTTARWPLADGLEDAGGSAVRIEPETLTVLPDRLRAAQRVFDRTGGLHAAALFSPDGELLDLREDVGRHNAVDKLVGRALQQGLLPLSGSVLMVSGRASFELAQKAVMAGIPVLAAVSAPSSLAVDLAAETGLTLVGFLRGTSMNVYAGEQRLALRTAVGGA; via the coding sequence ATGGGACGGGTCACCGAGCGACGCCGCGTCATCCGCATCCGGGACGGGGCGGTCAGCACCCGGCCGGACACCCTCGTGGCGGAGGAGCCGCTTGAGATCCGGCTGAACGGCAAACCGCTGGCCATCACCATGCGCACGCCGGGCGACGACTTCGCCCTCGCCGCCGGGTTCCTGGTGAGCGAGGGCGTCCTCGGGCGCGCGGACGAGCTGGCGAACATCGTCTACTGCGCGGGCGCCACCCAGGACGGATCCAACACCTACAACGTGGTGGATGTGACGCTGGCGCCGGGCGTGCCGGTCCCGGACATCACGCTCGAGCGCAATGTCTACACGACGTCGTCCTGCGGCCTGTGCGGCAAGGCCAGCCTGGACGCGGTGCGGACGACCGCGCGCTGGCCGCTGGCGGACGGCCTCGAGGACGCCGGGGGCTCCGCCGTCCGGATCGAGCCTGAGACGCTCACGGTGCTCCCTGACCGGCTCCGCGCGGCGCAGCGCGTCTTCGACCGGACCGGCGGTCTGCACGCGGCGGCGCTGTTCAGCCCGGACGGTGAGCTGCTGGACCTGCGGGAGGACGTGGGGCGGCACAACGCGGTGGACAAGCTGGTGGGGCGGGCGCTCCAGCAGGGCCTGCTGCCGCTGTCGGGGTCGGTGCTGATGGTCTCGGGGCGCGCCTCCTTCGAGCTGGCGCAGAAAGCCGTGATGGCGGGGATCCCGGTGCTGGCGGCGGTGTCGGCGCCCTCCTCGCTGGCGGTGGATCTGGCGGCGGAGACGGGGCTGACCCTGGTCGGCTTCCTCCGCGGCACCTCGATGAACGTGTACGCGGGCGAGCAGCGGCTCGCCCTGCGGACAGCGGTTGGCGGGGCCTGA
- a CDS encoding TetR/AcrR family transcriptional regulator, whose translation MARTKEFDPEAALQSALELFWQRGYEATSMADLVDYLGIGRASIYATFGSKHELYLKAMDRYAETRDPSLLAELSQPGPALPAVRAVVRRFAEEAASPELRRAGCLVTNTAAELAPHDPAAARRVELSWDRVETPLCSALIRAQAQGELPEDRDPRALARMLFVLLQGLRVVGKASDDPARVRDAAEQALALLD comes from the coding sequence ATGGCCAGAACGAAGGAATTCGATCCAGAGGCCGCCCTCCAGTCGGCTCTCGAGCTGTTCTGGCAGCGCGGCTATGAAGCGACCTCGATGGCGGACCTCGTCGACTACCTCGGCATCGGCCGCGCCAGTATCTACGCGACCTTCGGCAGCAAGCACGAGCTGTACCTGAAGGCCATGGACCGCTACGCGGAGACGCGCGACCCGTCCCTGCTGGCCGAGCTGTCCCAGCCCGGTCCCGCGCTGCCCGCGGTGCGGGCGGTGGTGCGCCGTTTCGCCGAGGAGGCCGCCTCCCCGGAGCTGCGGCGGGCCGGCTGCCTGGTGACCAACACGGCGGCCGAGCTGGCGCCGCACGACCCGGCGGCGGCCCGCCGGGTGGAGCTCAGCTGGGACCGCGTGGAGACCCCGCTGTGTTCCGCGCTGATACGGGCCCAGGCCCAGGGGGAGCTCCCCGAGGACCGCGACCCCCGCGCGCTGGCGCGGATGCTGTTCGTGCTGTTGCAGGGGCTGCGGGTGGTCGGCAAGGCGTCGGACGACCCGGCCCGGGTGCGGGACGCGGCGGAGCAGGCGCTGGCACTGCTGGACTGA
- a CDS encoding MFS transporter, with protein MTVTDTPCDPDTDTNADTGPNPTTLTTHHRRAFALLGSVQITLIFTLAAIAVPLPEIGRVFGLERADLILLSAAYGLTFAGLLLFGGRLSDRYGGRRALTAGLILFAAASAAAPFAPGIGTLLAARFAQGAGAALTAPAAMTVLRAVFPAPTVYGKAMATWGGLSVLGATAGNLLSGVIAELLSWRWSFAVPLAVAVAALVLAPRLLPDTPPSRGRALDLPGALLATAGITLASYGLVVTDALPWFSAGVLVPLLIGAALLIAFWYAERRAGDPLLPPRFLLDRRRALALAAIAFSACATAMTFVTLSLHLQQDRDWSPLRTSAAFVPFAIALLTSGRAAGPLIARFGPRVVTAAGLATAGAGLALLALTGLDPHAAYASALLPGLVLLPAGAAASFAGAAVLTTHGVPHERTGLAGGVLNTAMELGPTVVFAIVLTFGSDAVSLAATGAALALVAALNLRVQRSRPSRPSSLPQGATQ; from the coding sequence ATGACCGTCACCGACACCCCGTGCGACCCCGACACCGATACCAACGCGGACACGGGCCCCAACCCCACCACCCTCACGACCCACCATCGCCGGGCCTTCGCCCTGCTCGGCTCCGTCCAGATCACCCTGATCTTCACGCTCGCGGCGATCGCCGTGCCGCTGCCCGAGATCGGCCGGGTCTTCGGCCTGGAGCGGGCCGATCTGATCCTGCTCAGCGCCGCCTACGGGCTGACCTTCGCCGGGCTGCTGCTCTTCGGCGGGCGCCTCTCCGACCGCTACGGCGGGCGGCGGGCCCTCACCGCCGGGCTCATCCTGTTCGCCGCCGCCTCGGCCGCCGCCCCGTTCGCCCCCGGTATCGGGACCCTGCTCGCGGCCCGGTTCGCCCAGGGCGCGGGTGCGGCCCTGACAGCGCCCGCCGCCATGACCGTGCTGCGCGCCGTCTTCCCCGCTCCCACCGTCTACGGCAAGGCGATGGCGACCTGGGGCGGGCTCTCCGTGCTCGGCGCGACCGCGGGCAATCTGCTCTCCGGTGTGATAGCCGAGCTGCTGTCCTGGCGGTGGAGCTTCGCCGTACCGCTGGCGGTGGCCGTGGCCGCCCTCGTCCTCGCGCCCCGGCTGCTGCCGGACACCCCGCCGAGCCGGGGCCGGGCGCTCGATCTGCCGGGCGCGCTGCTGGCCACGGCCGGGATCACGCTCGCAAGTTATGGGCTCGTGGTCACCGACGCCCTGCCCTGGTTCTCGGCCGGGGTGCTGGTGCCCCTGCTCATCGGAGCCGCGCTGCTCATCGCGTTCTGGTACGCGGAGCGCCGGGCGGGCGACCCGCTGCTGCCGCCCCGCTTCCTGCTGGACCGGCGGCGGGCGCTCGCCCTCGCGGCCATCGCCTTCAGCGCCTGTGCGACCGCGATGACCTTTGTGACCCTCTCGCTCCATCTCCAACAGGACCGTGACTGGTCGCCGCTGCGAACGTCGGCCGCCTTTGTGCCGTTCGCCATCGCCCTGCTCACCTCGGGCCGGGCGGCCGGGCCACTGATAGCCCGCTTCGGCCCCCGCGTCGTCACCGCCGCCGGGCTGGCCACGGCCGGGGCCGGGCTGGCGCTGCTCGCCCTCACCGGGCTCGACCCGCACGCCGCGTATGCCTCGGCGCTGCTGCCGGGGCTGGTGCTGCTGCCGGCCGGTGCCGCCGCCTCCTTCGCCGGGGCCGCCGTGCTCACCACCCATGGGGTGCCGCATGAGCGGACCGGACTCGCCGGCGGGGTGCTGAACACCGCGATGGAGCTCGGCCCGACCGTGGTCTTCGCCATCGTGCTCACCTTCGGCAGCGATGCCGTCTCCCTCGCCGCGACGGGGGCCGCGCTCGCTCTCGTCGCCGCCCTGAACCTCCGCGTCCAGCGGAGCCGTCCGTCCCGTCCCTCCTCTCTTCCTCAAGGAGCCACGCAGTGA